Within the Burkholderia ubonensis genome, the region TCCGCTCTGGAAATTGTCGAGCATTCATCAACTCGCGGTACTGATCGGCATTCCAGTCGATGAGCTTGAGGCCACGTGCATGGCGCCGACGTACCATCGATTCGATGAAGCATCGAAGGACGGTAAGGAGCCGCGGCACATCCAAGAGCCTACTGGAGCCACGCTGCGTGCTCACTATCGCCTTGTCAGGCATCTAGATAGTATTCAACGGCCCGATTTCCTGCATTCCGCCACGAAGAAGCGCTCACACATTACGAACGCTCGAGCTCATGCCGAGAGCGGTGGTGCCGTAGTGGCGATGGATATACGCAAATTCTTCGAGAGCACAATGTATCAGCACGTCAAGAGTTTCTTTCACAAAGATCTCGGCTGCTCGCACGATATTGCTCGGTTCTTGGCAAACATCTGTACTGCGGATGGACATCTGCCGACTGGCAGTTGCATCAGTCCGTTGCTCTCGTATTTCACGCATCGTCATCTTTTCGCAGACATCGAACGACTCTGCGCTGAGCGTGGTGTCACGATGACCCTTTACGTTGATGACTTGACCCTATCGGGCCCTCATGCGACAAAAGGCCTGCTATTTGAAACAAAGGTAATGATTAAGCGGTGTGGTCTGCGAACGAAGGATGCAAAGGACGCTGTCGTGCGGCCGGGAAAGGCAGCCATCATTACGGGAGTCGTGCGACGCGACGGCGGTGTTCGGCTTCGCAACAAGCACCACGGTGCGATTGTGGCAATTCAAGATTCGATTGCGACAGCCGGTGATAACAACCGCGACGTGCTGAGAGGACGATTGGCGGCTGCGCGAGCAGTGGAGCCGAGCGCTGCTGCTCGTCTCGAGGAGCGATTGACGCGTATGATGACGAGAAAGTCGGTGAACGAATCGCTCAAGTAAGGGAGCGATATACGGCGGTATCATAGCGTCGATTAGTATTGAGTCAATGACGCTACGAGCAGTCCGAGCGAGAAGTTCGGGGATCGGATGCTCACGATGTGCGAAGACGTATGTCAATGCGCAAGAAGAAATATATGAGGGGATATGTGTACAAATCCGACTCAGAAGCCAGTGCGGAAGAGCCGTTTTTCGGTCAAGCGCGGCGTTATTCCTCCGTCGTCCCAGATTTTGCTAATTCACCCCGACCAGTGGGAGAAGCTTGTCGAGGTGGCCTGCCTAAATCGTCCGCTCGGCGGTGGCGCGAAGTACGCCTTCGTCAAGCATTTGGGCGGCTCTGGGGATGGTGGGCGCGACGTCGAAGCTCGCCTGGTTCCCGCATTGAGCGCGGGGCAATGGGACTTGTTCCAAGGCAAGCATTATGACCACGCGTTGACGCCGACCGACGTGTTCAAAGAACTGGTCAAGTTCTTCAAGCACTTAGCGGCGAAGACTTACCCTGAGCCGCGCTACTACTACCTCTGCGCACCGCGCGGCGTGGGTAATGATCTGCATAATCTGCTAGCCAAGCCCAACGAATTCAAACAGCGCCTGCTGGACGCATGGAAGGCGGAGAGAACAGGGCTTCAGGGGCGTGCCGCTGAGTTGACTCAGGAACTCGAGAGTCTGGTTACTGCTTTCGACTTCCGGAATATCGTCGAATGCCAGACGCGAGACATTCTGGAATGGCATGCCCTGGATCGAAAGGCCCACTTCGAACTGTTCGGCATCGAGGGGGAGCGTGGTGACGATCCCTTGGCCCCAACCGCCCCCGAAGTCCGTGAACATGTCTACATCGAGGAGTTGCGGAAAGTTTACGCTGAAGTTTGCGGCATGAGCTTGACGCTTGATGAACTGATGTCATCGGATTCGTGCGGTGAGCATTTCCAAAGTCATCGTGTGCTTTTCTACTGCGCTGAAGGCCTGAAGACATTCAGTAGAGATACGTATGGAGAAGCCGAGTTCGATGCATTGCTGAACATGGTGCTGACCGGCATAGGGCCGAAGGTCAAAAGCCCGCGACACCGAACCGGGCTCGACAGGCTTGAGGCGGGCACCAGTGGCGCCGAGCAACTGGTCGTCAGCGATAGCGTACTTGCTCCCAAATTGCGGCCTGGTGATCTGCCGGGTACCTGCCACCACTTGGTGAACCAGAAGAGGCTAAAGTGGGTCAAGTGAAGCGACGGGCGCTGCCTGTATTCAATTCACCCTTCGAGCTTGGCATACGCATGGTCTACTTGCTGCAGGCACTCACGCCGCGAGGAGCGGACCTACAGAAACTGGTGCTTCTCGACTATGCCATCGTGTACTCAGCCGACTTGAACGGACCGAGCAGCTTGCATACGCCCATCCCATTTCGCGGCGCGGAGCTCATGAGCCGACGCGAGCTAATTGAGCAGGGGCTCTACTTAATGAGCACGCGTGGCTTGGTGACGGCCACGTGGGGTGCAGATGGGATCACTTATTTTGCAGGGGATCTCGCGCGAACTATGACGGGCGCGCTGACTTCAAACTATCTGCGCGAGTTGGAGCACCGCTGCACATGGGTAGCGGAACACTATGGTCAAGCAGGCTCCACGGAACTCACTGCTCAGTTCGCTGCTAGCGGCCACCTGTGGGGCGCCGAGCTTGAGTCGGTGGCACGAGATGGAGGCGGCGTATGGGCATAGTTCTGACGTCTCTTTCGGTCCTTGGGCCCGATCGTGAAGTCGCTCAAGTCACGTTCCACCCCAAGCGGCGGCTGATCCGAGGACCAAGTGAGACCGGGAAGTCGTACATCTACGACTGCCTCTGGTACATGTTGGGAGGCGACGATTTTCCCGAAACGTTTCCGTTGTCGCAGGGTTATCAGGAATTTTGCTTGCGGTTTACCGCTCTCGGCGATGAATATGAAGTCCGCCGCGGGATATCTGGCGGCGGCACGGCAATTTACTGGCGAGCGTTGGGCAGCCCCGAGGAACAAGCGTTCGAGCCTCTGGATCAAGACCTCGGGAAATTGCTCGTGAGCCTGTCTGGTGCTGACGGCAAGCAGATTCTGCGCAATCACAGTAAGCGGGGCGCTGTGACGGGGGACGACCTTCGTCACTGGGCGTTGTGGTCGCAATCCGATATCCCCGCTAAGCAGCCCAGCGTTGGGATCGGGCAAGCAGCGTCGAAGCGTGAGGCTTCTTTCCATCTATTCGTGACGGGTACCGACGACTCCGGTATTCAACTCCGCAAGTCTCTGTCAGAGGCCGAGCGTGCCCGCGGCGAGTTACAAGCCGCTGAGGCTGCTTTAGCGCGCATTCAAGAATTCATGTCGACGGATCTGAATCGCGGGGATGTAGCAGACGCGCTGGAGCGGGTGGATAGTACTTTGTCGGCGATGACGAGCCAGTATGACGCGCGTGCTTCCGCATTGCAGGATCTGCGCAAGCAGATTGCAGAAACGTCAGACAGTTTGCGCAGAGTAGAAAATAGACGAAATCATGCGCAGTCCATGATTAGCCGGTTCGAGCTGCTGGACAAGAAGTACACGAACGACTTGGCACGCCTTGGTGGCACTAGCGAGGGCGTCGCATTCTTCCAGGAACTTCCAACGGTGGATTGCCCCTTGTGCGGCACGCCGGCGGAAAGTCAAGTTGACCCTAACGACCTGCGTCCCGGGGCGCCTGGCAATTATCGAACGGCCATCGCGGCGGAGGTCGAGAAGATTCGTATCTTGCGCATCGGACTCCTCGGGGCACTCCACCACGAGCGAAACCGATATCAACTCTGCAAGACTGACGCTGAGAAACTTGCGGGTGATATGAGTGCGTTGCAGAACCGTGAGGCGACAGTTCTACAGAACGCACGCATAGAATTTACTGCTGACCCGAAGAGCTTGGCGCTGCGACGTTCTGAGCTCTCGGCGCAACTGAGTAACTTCGACGAGATGCAGCGCTTAACAGCCGAGATTGGTCGTTTGAAGAAGGCTACCGTTCGCAAGCGCATCACCGTAACTCGTGAAGCCGGTACATTCGGGCGCGAGGTGGCGGATCGTGCGAGGGAGTTGTTGAGTGCCTGGGGGTTCAACGCTATCGAAAATATCGCACTCGATGACGACGCGTGCGACCTGCGTATCGACGATCGCTCAAGATTGAGCTACGGCGCGGGTGTGCGAGGTCTGTACCTATCCTCGCTAATGGTTGCACTCATGGAGCATGCCCTTGAGAAAGGACATCCCCATCTCGGTGTCGTTGTCTTGGATTCCCCCTTAAAGACGTACGCAGATCCGGAGTCGACCGAGGAACATGAGGTACCTCCTGCAACGATCGTTGATCGGTTCTATAGCTGGATGTCTACATGGAGCGGACGTGGCCAAGTCATTGTTCTCGAGAACGAACCCATAAAGTTGGAGACTGCGGAAGCACTCGATCCCATCACGTTCACGCGTATTCGTGGCAAAGGTAGGTACGGTTTTTATCCATTACGCGACGGCGTCAGCCATGGTTTGGAAGCCGAGGAAGCCGAGGAAGCTGAGTCGAGCGAAGCAGGTGGTGTGCCCAGCGACGATCTGGGCGATGAAGACGACGCAGGAATGGGAGTGCGGAGCTAGTACCGCGTTGCTGCTACCTACGTTGGACACCTAGTGGCTCAACGTTCTAGCTTGTTCTCGGTCCCATACGTTCATCCAATATGAGCTTGATCAAGACGAAGTACGAAAGACTGGCCCCTCGAATGGAGTACCTCTGTGATGAGGTGGTTCTGGCGCTTGCTTGGAAGAAGGCTTCGGCGTACGTCCGAAGGCACAACTGGTATGCAGACACGTTAGAGTTGGATGCCTCCGGGCTCAATCTCGAGGGGTTGACCCAAGCGTGGTCTGAGGTCGGACGGAATTCGTGGAGGCCAACGGGTTAAGCAGCGATCTGATTCAAATAGAAGCGCTGCGTGAACGCGACAGGCGATTGGTAGTTCAGACGCGCCTGCGTGCGCTGCCGGTTGTAGAAGATTTCGATGTATTCGCTGATCGCCAGGCGCGCCTGCTCGCGCGTGGCGAAGCGTTGATGATAGACCAGTTCATTCTTCAGCGTTCCCCAGAAGGATTCGATGGGCGCGTTGTCGTAGCAGTTGCCACGGCGGCTCATCGACGCGCGCATGTCAAACTGGCCGATGAGTGCTTGATAAGCCAGCGCACAATATTGCGACCCACGGTCGCTATGATGAATCAGGCCCGCCGGCGGTCGTCGGGTTGCGACAGCGCGAAACAGTGCCTGCATGACCAGATTTTTCGTCATACGTTCGCTCATCGCATAGCCGACGATTTCGCCGCTGTACAGGTCCTTCAGGCCGGCAAGATACAGCCAGCCCTCGTCGGTCGCGATATAGGTGATGTCACCGCACCAGGCCTGATTGGGCGCGGTCACTGAGAAATCCTGGTTCAACAGATTCGGCGCGACAGGCAGGTCGTGCTTCGAATTCGTCGTGGCCTTGAACCGGCGTTTCTGCTTGCAGCGCAGTCCCAGTTTTCTACGCAGTCGCCTGATCCGGTGCACGCCGATTCGCACGCCACGTTCATCGAGATGTTGCTTCAGGCGCTCGGGCCCGAAGCTTTCCCGAGTTCGCTGATGTGCCGCAAGTACCTCCGCTTCCAGGCGAGGCTCCTGCTGCGTTCTTTCGGACGGCCCGCGCTTGCGCCACGCATAGTAGCCGCTCACCGATACACCCAGCACGCGGCACATCGGCGGCACGGGATAGTCCTGTCGCATTTGTTCGATCACGCCGTACTTCACCGCGACTCCTTCGCGAAGTACGTCGCGAACTTTTTTAGCAGATCGCGCTCCATTTTGACCTCGGCCAGTTCGCGCTTGACCTGCGCCAGCTCGGCCTCCATTTCCGTCAGTGGCCTCTGGTGCCGGCCGACATCTTTCAGCTTACCGGCCTTCGCCGCGCGCACCCAGTTTGCCAGCGTCTTGATTGGGATCGACAAGCGCCGGGAAGCTTCCGATACCCCCACACCTTCGGCCAACGCCAACTTGACCGCTTCGTCGCGAAGCTCCTTCGTATAGACCGCTCTTGGAATTCGATTCATCCATGCCTCCGTTTCTCGATTTTACGAAACGTTGGCTTCCATTTTTTCCGACCGGCCTCAGTCATTCGAGGTCGCAAATAAGCACTATGAGCCCAACCCCGCCAGATTGGTGCCGGCACCGAAGAATGGGCGCTGGGGCTTCGCAGAGAATCTACCGGGTGGGTGGGGGCCGCTCCCGTCTCTGGATAACCAGGATAGTGCATCGACACTGCTGACTCTGCGTCCCTTGGCGCATGTGGGCATTCGCGAACAGACCATCGCTACCGCAGTGCTGCTCTGCCTTGCCGACTGTATCGAGACCGCACAGGGCAATCCGGCTGTGAAGGCTACGGAAGCGCTGGGGAAGGGGGTCTTCAGCTATGGAAATCGGCTTTACTGCCGTTGGAGCGACGACGATAGCCAAGCGAGATTCTCGTGGGGCAGTTCTGACACATACAGTCGCTACTACGCTGACTATCAGCAGTTTGTCGCTCGGCCCAGGGAGGTCGCTGCCGCGCTCGAGGACGAGTTCGACAATGAAGACGATGCGCGCGTTTTGATGGTGAAGCTCGATGTCAGCGCCTACTACGATCGAATCAATATTCCACGGCTCATCGCAAAGCTGAAGAATGAGTACAACCGCTACTGGGGCGACGACATTGAAAGACCGATGGACGATGATGCGTTCTGGGTGGCCGCCGAGGCTGCGCTGACCTTCGAGTGGTCTACTGCCGATGATGCGCTCAAGGGGCTGTTGAAGAATAGCGAGCTGCCGCGTGGTTTGCCGCAAGGGCTCATGGCGAGTGGCTTCTTTGCCAATGCCTACCTACTGGAGCTTGATCGTGCGATTGGGCTTGCATGCCAGAAGCGGCGCAATATCAAAATCGGTGACCGCGAATCACTGGTGACGCTTCACGACTACTGCCGCTACGTCGACGACCTGCGCTTGGTAGTGTCTACCGATGACCCTGAGTTGGACCTCGCCGAGTTGCAGACGGGCATCACAAACTGGACTCAAAGGCAACTGAACAAATCTTTGGGCGACGCTCAAGGGAAAATCACACTGACCCTTAACGGCGCCAAGACCGAAATTGAGCTGCTGAGCAAAGTTGCGAAAGGCACAAGCATTGCTAATCGCATGCGGCAGGTCCAGCAGCAACTCAGTGGCCCATTCGATCTATCTTCGTTGGAAGATCTCGAGACAGCATTGAATGGCCTCCTGTCGATGGCAGAGGTGGAAGGAGCAACCAGCAAGGTACGGAAGCCCCGCGGCGTTCCTGCCTTGGCCCTTGTAACCAAACCACCGATGGACGTACGTGATGACACGCTTACCCGATTCGCTGCATTCCGCATCTGCAAATCGCTGAAGCAGCGCCGGCTTTTGACCGACTTGGGCGAGACGCGCGAGAACGGTACGGCCGGCGAGCAGCTTCAACAGGACTATGAACTTGCCGCTCGGCGCTTGGTTGGTGCTTGGTCGGAAAACCCTTCGCTTGTTCAAGTTCTGCGGTACGCGTTTGACCTATTTCCCTCAGCATCTCTGTTACGGGATGTCCTCGACGCACTTGCCCGGAAGTTTCAGGACGCAGACAGTCATTCTGACCAAGCATCTGTCGCTTGGTACATTTTGGCCGAGCTGTTTCGTGCGGCTGCCACGGAAACAGGCCGATCGTCGGTCGGTGATGACGGGCTGCAGGTCGGGGATATCGACGAGTACCGTGCGGAGCTTGCTGAGTATGCAGAGACGGTCCTGCAGAACGGCGACTGTCCGTGGTTTGCGCAGCAACAGGCTGCGCTACTGCTAGCTACACTTGGCTCTCCCTCGAACTTACTGAGTGACGAACCAGAACTTGCACGCTATCGCGTCCTCCATGCGTACCTCTCCGGTCGATATCAATCTGAAGGTCTCCCAGACGATGACGTTATCGGAATTGCCATCGTGGGGTATCAGCTGGAAGGCAACGCGCGTAGGTTTGCAAACTGGCTCCGTCGCTTCTCGGTTAAGCGAAGTAAGAACAGCACCCGCCGCGCATTCGAGCTGGTATACAAGGGCGACCCATCTCTTTTCGATGCGATTACCACGCTCCGCGCCAACGGTGCCGCTTTTTTTGATCGCGAGCTCCTCAACCCAGAGCAGGCTCTGCACGTTGATTCTCGGAACAAGGATGGCGAGCCTCTTCCAACCGGGGTCTGGCTCCGCCTCAGCAGGGCTGCTTGTCATTCCACGAGACCGTTTAGGCATGAGAACGCGCTGCTGAGGCTTGCGCAATGCCTGACCGAAGTGGATGACTGGACTCGGCCGGACGATACGATCTACTCAGCCTTTGACTTTGATGTGATGTGCGAAGACTGGACGCGGCTCGACGACCCCGACGGCCCATCGCTGCATGTTCGTCTCCAGCCAAAGAGCGCGCAACGAAAGACGCCGCGATTCCGGGCTCCAGCGTGGTGCAAACCCGAGTTGAGTTGGCAGTACGCGATTGGCGCAATCCTGCGTGCCGCTGCGGTTGGCAGCAACGACTTCACCCTCGTTTGGCGCGTCGGCGGGAGCGAGTCTGGTTGGTACCGCGGACTTTCAAGTACCCCGTCACGTCGACAAGTTGGGATGCTCCATTCCTCGCAGGCTCTGGGCGGCACTGCCTCGTCAGTTACGCCATGGTTTAGTGGCCTGCTCAACGTTCTGCTTCGATGGCCCGGGATTGAGGTTGACCCGGACGAGCATCCGGCCTCAAGCACTGCCGAAGTGAAGGATCTGAGGGGCATCATTAACGAGCGCCTCAAGGTCCAGAGCGGAATTTTTGGCCGCAGCACTGGTTCACCGGTCTACCGCTACCCCGTACGTTGGCAGCTCCGCGATTCCCGGTCGCTGCGAGTCGTCGTCGTCCAGGGGTTGCTTCCAAGCGTCGCGGACTTCAAGACACATGAACTCGACGGTCTCAGCAGCAACCCTTTCCGAACGCAACACCGCAATCACACCGCCGCGCTGTTGAACTTGGTCGCGAAGAAACTCGATGCATACGAGCGCCTCGGTGACGGCGCGAAGAAGCCAATCGTTGACCTCGTCGTCTTCCCCGAGTACTCAATTCATGTTGGTGACCAAGACCTGCTTCGAGCCTTCTCCGATGACACCGGTGCGATGCTCCACTACGGCCTGCTGGGAGCGCTGCACCCGATAACCGGGAGGCATACAAATGCGTCACGCTGGCTGATTCCGGTCCGAACGAGCAGCCGGAGATCGTGGATCGAAGTTGACCAGGGAAAGTTGCATCTCACGGGCGTTGAGCTGGGGATGGGGGTTGAGAAGTGGTGTCCATACCGGGTGGTGATAGAGCTACAGCTGGACCAGCTCACATCGTATCGGATGGTGGGAGCCATCTGTTACGACGCCACTGACCTCGCGCTTGCCGCCGACATGAGGAACGAGTCGCACATGTTTGTGGTGCCTGCACACAATCAAGACATTAAAACGTTTGACAGCATGATTGCCGCGCTCAGATATCACATGTATCAGCACGTAGTCGTCTGCAACATCGGTGAGTTCGGTGGCTCGTCCGCGCAGGCTCCGTATGACGATGAACATCGACGCACTATCTCCCACGCGCATGGGGCGAACCAAATCTCGGTGGCTGTCTTCGACGTGCCGATGGACCACTTCGGTCCCAAGCTTCTCGCGTTGTCGCCGGGAGCGCCGAAGATGGTGAAGAAACGACTAGGTAAGACACCACCAGCGGGGCTTGCGCGTCGGCCATAGCAGGTAGCTTTTCAATTCAGCTACCGAAGGGGCTTATATAGGGACTTAACTCTGAATGATGATGTGGCAATGGCGGGGGCGACTCGAGGCCTGAAATTTGACAGACACGACACTCGATTAGTCGCGAGGACAATGCGGCCGTAGCTAGGCAGTCATGCATTGCCGAAAGTCGGCGTCGCCGCGATTAACTCGAAATAGTTGGCCGCCGACGGAGCAGCGGCCAACTATCTAGTACGCTAGCATTGCTAGACGAGTACTGAGGCTAAATGCAATGAAGCTTGAAAGCGTGATTCAAGAGTGGATGGTGCAATTGGCTGGTGGGGACGGCAGGGTTGGCAACAGCGACTTGTACAGCGTCGTCCGGTATGACGACAGTTCACTGAGCCGGGAGATGAAGAACGAGGTAGAGCGATACGGACTCGAAGGTGGCCTCGGTCCATCACGACACCGCTCGGCCCGTGAGGCTTGTCGAGTACTAAAAAGTCTCGTGGAGCCTCGATTCAAAAGCGCGAACAGGAACATCTCTTTGGATCCTGGGAAGGTTCTCAAACCGGACTTAATTCTCGAGGACGAGATCAGCAGCGCCTTCGTAATAGTGGAACTCAAGCGTAGCCGTAAAACTGCCCGAGAATTCGCTACGGAGCTGCTAGCCTACGCTAACTGCTTATCCGAGCAGTATCCCGGCTCGCAGGTGTTTCTCGTGGCGATCTCGACGAGCTGGGCTCCCCTCGAGCAACACGCATTTGCGCAACTGGCACACTATGAAATCCCCACCCTCGCGTTGGAGTACCGCGAAGAGAGTGCGTACGAACGGACGCCGACCCTACTGGTGCGGGATGACCTGCTACCAATCGCGGATGTCAGACCCTTCTCTCCGGATGCTTTGTTGGCGGATACAAAGGTCTTCTTGCTTCCTGACGACTGGCGTATTCCGCCTCAGGTTGAGCGCTGGTGTAATCGTATTGAGCACGCTGTCACGGCACTAGTGCGCGAGGCAGAAAGAGGGCGCGCATCCGGGTTTGTTGTCGTTTGGTACTGCCCGCGTGAGAGATCGAGTCAATCGCAAGTCAGGCTATTCGTTTCTATGGCAGTGCGTAACTCATTTCGCCCTCAAGAAATCCCTGAATTCAAGACCGAACAGGAGGCAGAGGACTTTGCATGGTCGAATACTTTTACCGAGCTCATCGATGATACGGCAGTACGACTCCTGCTCGATCTTGAAGTCGGCCAAAATATCCTCTCGTACTCGTCGGAATCTGAAGGCATTTGGGCCAATCTTGAGGCTCGACTTGCTAACGAAGGCGCCCACATCTTGCGATTCGACGCCTTCGGTGAGATTGGCGATCAAGTGAGCACTTGGCGCACGCAGCAGCGCTATGCTTTGGCACCCGTAGTTGCCGACATTACCTCATTGCCGACGTGGCATCCTCTCACCTGGTTATCGGCATTGGAGTCGCTTATCGACACAAGCGAGCAGGACGAGGGCGATCCGCTGGCGTGGCATGCATTCCGCTGCGGTGAGAACGTTGGCAGATTCAGATCGGCAAACTTCGGGCAACGCGATGCGCGTCATTTCGGGTGGGCAACGACCCAGGCGCGCTTTGCGAGCACGTGGTGTGAATTTTTTGCATCGAGCTATGAGGCGCCAGCACTATTTGCTCAGGTTATCGGTAACACGCTTCGTTGTGGTCTTCCCCGGTGCGATCTGGCGGTTGAGTTTGCTTCGAAGCGCTTAGCTGAATGCGGCGAACTGGCTCGCTATTGCTTCGCACTGGGGTATCACGTTGGGTCGGGGTGCGATAACGTCGAGTACTTAGTGAAAAGCCGGTATGGCCTGCGAAAAAGCGGGATTCGATTGCCCGACCAACTAGATGCGAAGGTCGACGAGGTGGAAAGAAGTTTCAGCTACCTCTTCACTTCCCCATAGCTGTGTGCCATGTGAGCCTCTATCGCCGTGACGCTTTGATGAAAGAGCGCCTCTTGGCGCTCTGAGGGCGGCACATCGGAAGACAACTCCGAGTCGATGAGGGCTGAAAGAAATGACTGAGAATCGCAGGGATTCTGACGACTGCGCCCTGACCAGCTTCGGTTATTCGATCGGCGGTGGCCGAACCGCCGACGTTGTCGTTAGTTGTTTTCCGTTGGAGGCTGCCATAAAAGTGGTCCAATGACGAACGACGATAACAGGTCGACTTTCGCCATACGTGGCCCAGAAGCCAACGTGGCGCGCAGCTTTATCCAGTTGCTCACGTGAGTCAATAGTCGCGTGAGGGGGCGAATTGGTCCGGCCGCACGTTCATCGCAGATCGTGAGGTTTGCGGCATGGTGTACTACTCAACGAGGATGTATGAGTACCGGTGAACTTCAA harbors:
- a CDS encoding reverse transcriptase family protein; amino-acid sequence: MTRDARKRDKSAGRARLRKNKSARYPIESSPLWKLSSIHQLAVLIGIPVDELEATCMAPTYHRFDEASKDGKEPRHIQEPTGATLRAHYRLVRHLDSIQRPDFLHSATKKRSHITNARAHAESGGAVVAMDIRKFFESTMYQHVKSFFHKDLGCSHDIARFLANICTADGHLPTGSCISPLLSYFTHRHLFADIERLCAERGVTMTLYVDDLTLSGPHATKGLLFETKVMIKRCGLRTKDAKDAVVRPGKAAIITGVVRRDGGVRLRNKHHGAIVAIQDSIATAGDNNRDVLRGRLAAARAVEPSAAARLEERLTRMMTRKSVNESLK
- a CDS encoding ABC-three component system protein, giving the protein MCTNPTQKPVRKSRFSVKRGVIPPSSQILLIHPDQWEKLVEVACLNRPLGGGAKYAFVKHLGGSGDGGRDVEARLVPALSAGQWDLFQGKHYDHALTPTDVFKELVKFFKHLAAKTYPEPRYYYLCAPRGVGNDLHNLLAKPNEFKQRLLDAWKAERTGLQGRAAELTQELESLVTAFDFRNIVECQTRDILEWHALDRKAHFELFGIEGERGDDPLAPTAPEVREHVYIEELRKVYAEVCGMSLTLDELMSSDSCGEHFQSHRVLFYCAEGLKTFSRDTYGEAEFDALLNMVLTGIGPKVKSPRHRTGLDRLEAGTSGAEQLVVSDSVLAPKLRPGDLPGTCHHLVNQKRLKWVK
- a CDS encoding ABC-three component system middle component 2, with protein sequence MVYLLQALTPRGADLQKLVLLDYAIVYSADLNGPSSLHTPIPFRGAELMSRRELIEQGLYLMSTRGLVTATWGADGITYFAGDLARTMTGALTSNYLRELEHRCTWVAEHYGQAGSTELTAQFAASGHLWGAELESVARDGGGVWA
- a CDS encoding IS3-like element ISBvi4 family transposase (programmed frameshift), which produces MNRIPRAVYTKELRDEAVKLALAEGVGVSEASRRLSIPIKTLANWVRAAKAGKLKDVGRHQRPLTEMEAELAQVKRELAEVKMERDLPKKVRDVLREGVAVKYGVIEQMRQDYPVPPMCRVLGVSVSGYYAWRKRGPSERTQQEPRLEAEVLAAHQRTRESFGPERLKQHLDERGVRIGVHRIRRLRRKLGLRCKQKRRFKATTNSKHDLPVAPNLLNQDFSVTAPNQAWCGDITYIATDEGWLYLAGLKDLYSGEIVGYAMSERMTKNLVMQALFRAVATRRPPAGLIHHSDRGSQYCALAYQALIGQFDMRASMSRRGNCYDNAPIESFWGTLKNELVYHQRFATREQARLAISEYIEIFYNRQRTQARLNYQSPVAFTQRFYLNQIAA
- a CDS encoding RNA-directed DNA polymerase, translated to MASIFSDRPQSFEVANKHYEPNPARLVPAPKNGRWGFAENLPGGWGPLPSLDNQDSASTLLTLRPLAHVGIREQTIATAVLLCLADCIETAQGNPAVKATEALGKGVFSYGNRLYCRWSDDDSQARFSWGSSDTYSRYYADYQQFVARPREVAAALEDEFDNEDDARVLMVKLDVSAYYDRINIPRLIAKLKNEYNRYWGDDIERPMDDDAFWVAAEAALTFEWSTADDALKGLLKNSELPRGLPQGLMASGFFANAYLLELDRAIGLACQKRRNIKIGDRESLVTLHDYCRYVDDLRLVVSTDDPELDLAELQTGITNWTQRQLNKSLGDAQGKITLTLNGAKTEIELLSKVAKGTSIANRMRQVQQQLSGPFDLSSLEDLETALNGLLSMAEVEGATSKVRKPRGVPALALVTKPPMDVRDDTLTRFAAFRICKSLKQRRLLTDLGETRENGTAGEQLQQDYELAARRLVGAWSENPSLVQVLRYAFDLFPSASLLRDVLDALARKFQDADSHSDQASVAWYILAELFRAAATETGRSSVGDDGLQVGDIDEYRAELAEYAETVLQNGDCPWFAQQQAALLLATLGSPSNLLSDEPELARYRVLHAYLSGRYQSEGLPDDDVIGIAIVGYQLEGNARRFANWLRRFSVKRSKNSTRRAFELVYKGDPSLFDAITTLRANGAAFFDRELLNPEQALHVDSRNKDGEPLPTGVWLRLSRAACHSTRPFRHENALLRLAQCLTEVDDWTRPDDTIYSAFDFDVMCEDWTRLDDPDGPSLHVRLQPKSAQRKTPRFRAPAWCKPELSWQYAIGAILRAAAVGSNDFTLVWRVGGSESGWYRGLSSTPSRRQVGMLHSSQALGGTASSVTPWFSGLLNVLLRWPGIEVDPDEHPASSTAEVKDLRGIINERLKVQSGIFGRSTGSPVYRYPVRWQLRDSRSLRVVVVQGLLPSVADFKTHELDGLSSNPFRTQHRNHTAALLNLVAKKLDAYERLGDGAKKPIVDLVVFPEYSIHVGDQDLLRAFSDDTGAMLHYGLLGALHPITGRHTNASRWLIPVRTSSRRSWIEVDQGKLHLTGVELGMGVEKWCPYRVVIELQLDQLTSYRMVGAICYDATDLALAADMRNESHMFVVPAHNQDIKTFDSMIAALRYHMYQHVVVCNIGEFGGSSAQAPYDDEHRRTISHAHGANQISVAVFDVPMDHFGPKLLALSPGAPKMVKKRLGKTPPAGLARRP